Proteins from a single region of Neodiprion virginianus isolate iyNeoVirg1 chromosome 4, iyNeoVirg1.1, whole genome shotgun sequence:
- the LOC124302706 gene encoding trypsin-2-like — MQLTMSSNHVSRFLAQELTLLLLVGIVGVSSSEQGIYSSSEDQPEGNKLRQLGRIVNGSQALLGQFSHQVSLRYSWTESHFCGGSIIDSQWILTAAHCMFLQTGAQIQPWMVSVIAGDLWLNRTSSTSQRRSVSQIIIHEDYDSVTYENDITLLRLGEPLLFENPAVQYQTLQSNTVAAGTTCQVAGWGYPAIDILHLMNELMYVDVSIVSQTVCRKLYAEFSDIPDGMICAGYIEGLRDACQGDSGGGLICEGVLTGVVSSGNGCAWPGFPGIYTDVKHYREWVLRWSGIEDRTGGASALRSLSISTALLSLIAVSL; from the exons ATGCAACTAACCATGTCGTCCAACCATGTGAGCAGATTTCTCGCTCAAGAGCTAACCCTTCTTCTGCTCGTCGGTATCGTCGGAGTTTCAAGTTCAG aacaaGGTATTTATTCGTCGAGCGAAGATCAACCGGAGGGTAACAAACTGCGTCAATTGGGGCGGATAGTGAACGGTTCCCAGGCATTACTCGGTCAGTTTTCCCATCAG GTATCACTCCGCTACAGCTGGACCGAGAGCCACTTTTGCGGCGGTAGTATAATCGACTCCCAATGGATCCTCACCGCGGCCCACTGCATGTTCCTCCA AACTGGGGCGCAGATCCAGCCCTGGATGGTGTCAGTGATAGCCGGAGATCTTTGGCTGAACCGCACTTCGTCCACGAGTCAGCGAAGGTCGGTATCTCAGATAATCATTCACGAGGACTACGACTCGGTGACCTATGAAAACGACATCACACTACTCAGG CTCGGAGAACCACTGCTCTTCGAAAATCCCGCAGTGCAGTACCAAACGTTGCAGTCGAACACGGTGGCTGCTGGTACCACGTGCCAAGTGGCTGGATGGGGATACCCTGCTATC GACATTCTGCATTTGATGAACGAACTGATGTACGTCGATGTGTCGATAGTGAGCCAGACTGTGTGCCGAAAGCTCTACGCCGAATTCTCAGACATTCCTGATGGCATGATATGCGCCGGGTACATAGAAGGGCTGCGGGATGCTTGCCAG GGCGACTCCGGAGGTGGGCTGATTTGCGAGGGTGTTTTAACCGGCGTCGTATCATCTGGAAACGGATGCGCGTGGCCTGGCTTTCCCGGGATCTACACCGACGTCAAGCACTATCGAGAATGGGTCTTGCGGTGGTCTGGCATAGAGGACAGAACCGGCGGAGCCAGCGCTCTGCGATCGCTATCTATTTCTACCGCACTACTGTCGCTGATTGCAGTGTCGCTGTAG